A DNA window from Choristoneura fumiferana chromosome 24, NRCan_CFum_1, whole genome shotgun sequence contains the following coding sequences:
- the LOC141441522 gene encoding uncharacterized protein, producing MKIALCFCLFYALAFGDETETEVYTSTNPLGLHQKKTFYSSGQTLDLYSTNKEIRNIFVPPSALDMFDFYTPDPSKHPPVYFNLYENGKNEGIYLLNNRTARKIKDGTDSVADYPFGEFDVDSVLIYMTASDGIYTYNPKSQDIDKFGNITEDFKAIDKVSNQDEIYALGADNKIYNITAKGTVKTKVDGIEYAKDFVLDFQGAIYFLGEDNKPQVLYKGSATPVKVTGLNFEVKKPILARPLWMPEMMSSDDTSEDHAVPFIIDGVAYLLMNNSAVVNPCDAKVGGLTAFSAEYGFVHFYGEKGHIYMHSVLASTPSGVLKRGPSKQRHVVAFNRDVEADYRVFKELRRKHRPDHSSATKLRHGL from the exons ATGAAG ATTGCACTGTGCTTTTGTCTTTTCTATGCCCTCGCGTTTGGCGATGAGACGGAGACAGAAGTATACACTAGCACCAACCCTTTGGGGCTACACCAGAAGAAGACCTTCTATTCTTCAGGGCAAACGTTAGACCTATACTCCACCAACAAAGAAATAAGAAACATTTTTGTGCCACCATCAGCATTAGACATGTTTGATTTCTATACTCCTGATCCCTCTAAACATCCTCCTGTTTACttcaatttatatgaaaatggGAAAAACGaaggtatttatttactaaacaaTAGAACGGCTAGAAAAATCAAAGACGGAACTGACTCTGTAGCTGACTATCCATTCGGTGAATTCGATGTAGACagtgttcttatttatatgacAGCAAGCGATGGAATTTATACATACAACCCAAAGAGTCAAGATATAGATAAATTTGGAAATATAACTGAAGACTTTAAAGCTATAGACAAAGTATCAAATCAAGATGAAATCTACGCGCTTGGTGCAGATAACAAAATTTACAATATAACCGCTAAAGGGACTGTGAAAACTAAGGTGGATGGAATAGAATACGCTAAGGATTTCGTTCTCGATTTTCAAGGCGCTATTTACTTTTTAGGGGAGGATAATAAACCTCAAGTTTTATATAAAGGAAGCGCCACGCCTGTAAAAGTAACtggtttgaattttgaagttaAGAAACCTATTTTGGCTCGTCCGCTATGGATGCCGGAAATGATGTCCTCTGATGATACATCAGAAGACCACGCTGTACCTTTCATAATTGATGGAGTAGCATACTTGCTTATGAATAATAGTGCTGTTGTGAACCCTTGTGATGCTAAAGTAGGAGGTTTGACAGCTTTTAGTGCGGAATATGGCTTTGTACATTTTTACGGAGAGAAGGGTCATATTTACATGCATTCTGTGCTGGCTTCTACCCCATCAGGGGTTTTAAAACGAGGGCCGTCGAAGCAGCGCCATGTAGTGGCGTTTAACAGAGACGTTGAGGCTGACTACAGAGTTTTCAAAGAGTTGAGACGAAAACATCGCCCTGATCATTCCTCAGCAACAAAGTTGAGACACGGGCTGTGA